In the Chelonoidis abingdonii isolate Lonesome George chromosome 13, CheloAbing_2.0, whole genome shotgun sequence genome, one interval contains:
- the OTOP3 gene encoding proton channel OTOP3, which translates to MAGKEATRQRHLTQDTDGEESTSVQAEAWKIRYETSWLHRRCSSLLHKDTQARKAGQLFSGLLAMNVVFLGCAFISSVIFNRVAITLRDVEIFLSILKLLSLCWIIYYLLCTSRKLHAVLYRDSHAGPVWVQGSLVLFGACTILLHVFRIGYNISRIHCKSPLEILFPCTEIIFVCIQTYLLWHHSKDCTQVQHNLTRCGLMLTMATDLLLWLLAVTNDSVHREIESALKGNESSSCTCPNTTACLIFQKGYVLLYPFNPEYCLIGSSMLYVMWKNVGRRIPPHHAIHAKPKFKLHGVIYGLVLGISTLFIGICIFMTYQIQATSSAPSQETFVLYYSYYIALLPMMTVGALAGTVIHGLEERELDTLKNPTRSLDVILLMGAALGQIGISYFSIVAIVATNPRDLLDRLSLTYAVSLIIQHITQNIFIIEGLHRQPLVEDPDASPAGPHTQQSGPSSEETAISHTSQEPTQPPGNKETEAKESEKHENCDSRRVYPLEIRQELRRVSHTYRHTYGRLNWKRKALKEISIFLVLCNIILWIMPMFGMHPAFENGLEKSFYGYSTWFAIVNFGLPLGVFYRMHSIGGLLEVYVSS; encoded by the exons ATGGCTGGTAAGGAAGCTACACGGCAGAGGCACCTTACCCAGGATACTGATGGCGAAGAGTCAACGTCAGTGCAGGCTGAAGCCTGGAAGATCCGCTACGAGACGAGCTGGCTGCACCGGCGCTGCTCCTCGCTGCTCCACAAGGACACGCAGGCTCGGAAGGCCGGGCAGCTGTTCTCGGGGCTGCTGGCCATGAACGTGGTGTTCCTGGGCTGCGCCTTCATAAGCAGCGTGATTTTCAACAGGGTGGCAATTACCTTGCGCGACGTCGAGATCTTCCTTTCCATCCTCAAGCTCCTGTCTCTCTGCTGGATCATTTACTACTTGCTGTGTACCAGCAGGAAGCTTCATGCTGTGCTGTACAGGGACTCCCATGCCGGACCAGTCTGGGTGCAGG GGTCTCTAGTGCTGTTTGGAGCCTGCACCATCCTCCTGCATGTGTTCAGGATTGGCTATAACATCAGCCGCATACATTGCAAATCCCCACTGGAAATCCTGTTCCCGTGCACAGAAATCATCTTCGTTTGCATTCAG ACGTACCTTTTATGGCACCACTCTAAGGACTGCACTCAAGTCCAGCACAACCTCACCAG ATGTGGACTGATGCTGACCATGGCCACAGACCTCCTTCTCTGGCTGTTAGCGGTGACCAACGACTCTGTTCACAGGGAAATTGAATCTGCACTCAAAG GCAATGAGTCCAGCTCATGCACATGTCCAAACACAACAGCCTGCCTCATCTTCCAGAAGGGCTATGTCTTGCTGTACCCCTTCAACCCGGAATACTGCCTCATCGGCAGCTCCATGCTGTACGTCATGTGGAAGAATGTGGGCAGGCGCATCCCTCCCCACCACGCCATTCATGCCAAGCCCAAGTTCAAACTCCACGGTGTCATTTATGGGCTGGTGCTGGGCATATCTACATTGTTCATCGGGATCTGCATCTTCATGACCTATCAGATCCAGGCTACCAGCTCAGCGCCTAGCCAGGAGACCTTTGTGCTATATTATTCGTACTATATCGCGCTTCTGCCGATGATGACTGTGGGTGCCTTGGCTGGGACGGTCATCCATGGCTTGGAAGAGCGTGAGCTAGATACTCTGAAAAACCCAACCCGAAGCCTGGACGTGATCCTGCTCATGGGAGCAGCCCTAGGCCAGATTGGCATTTCTTACTTCTCCATTGTCGCCATTGTGGCCACCAACCCCAGAGATCTGCTGGACAGACTCAGCCTGACCTATGCAGTCAGCCTCATCATTCAGCACATCACGCAAAACATCTTCATTATCGAGGGGCTTCACCGGCAGCCTTTGGTGGAGGATCCTGATGCCAGTCCGGCTGGGCCCCACACACAGCAATCGGGTCCATCCAGTGAAGAGACGGCCATATCACACACCAGCCAGGAGCCCACGCAGCCCCCTGGCAACAAAGAGACTGAAGCAAAAGAAAGTGAGAAGCATGAAAACTGTGACTCGAGAAGAGTTTACCCACTAGAGATAAGACAGGAGCTCAGGAGGGTTTCGCATACCTACAGACATACCTACGGCCGCCTGAACTGGAAGAGGAAAGCCCTAAAGGAGATCTCAATCTTCTTGGTCTTGTGCAACATCATA CTGTGGATCATGCCCATGTTCGGGATGCACCCTGCCTTCGAGAACGGGCTGGAGAAGTCGTTTTACGGTTACTCCACCTGGTTTGCCATCGTGAACTTCGGCCTGCCCCTGGGTGTGTTCTACAGAATGCACTCCATCGGGGGGCTCCTGGAGGTGTATGTGTCATCTTGA